The genomic DNA TCGCCTGCGCGGCCGCGAACGGCCTCGCGTGGTTCGTCGCCGCGCGTTTCCTCCAGGGCATGGGGGGCGCCATGATGGTGCCGGTCGGGCGCCTCGTGGTGCTGCGCAGCGTGCCGAAATCGCAGCTCGTGACGGCCCTCGCCTACCTGACCTTCCCGGCGCTGGTCGGCCCGGTGCTCGGTCCGCCAGTCGGCGGCCTGATCACCACGTGGTTCGACTGGCGCTGGATCTTCTTCATCAACCTGCCGATCGGCTGCGCCGGGATCGTGCTGGCGAGCCTGTACTTCGAGGACGTGCGGGAGCCGGAGCGGCCGCCCCTCGACCTGCTCGGCTTCGCGCTGCTCGGGACCGGCCTCGCCGCCCTGATGCTCGGCCTCGCCTCCCTCGGCCGCCACCTGCTGCCGGCGGAAGTCTCCTGGGGCTGCCTCGCCGCGGGCGCGGTGCTCCTGCCGCTCTACTGGGCACATGCCCGGCGGGTGCCCTACCCGATCGTCCGCCTCGACCTGATGCGGCGGCCGACCTTCCGGGTCGCGGTGCTCGGCGGCAGCCTGTTCCGGATCGGCACCGGGGCGATCCCGTTCCTGCTGCCGCTGATGCTGCAGGTCGGCTTCGGGCTCGACGCCCTGCAGTCGGGCCTGATCACCTTCGCGGCGGCGGCCGGGGCGATGTTCGTGAAGACCCTGGGCCCGCGGATCCTGCGCCGCACCGGCTTCCGCGCCCTGATGGTCTGGAACGCGCTGCTGGCCTCGGCCTTCCTGGCGGTCAACGGGTTCTACACCGCGCAGACGCCCCACTGGATCATGGTGATCCTGCTGTTCGTCGGCGGCTGCTCGCGCTCGATCCAGTTCACCTGCGTCAACGCCATCGCGTACGCCGACCTCGAATCGAAGGAGATGAGCGCGGCCACGAGCTTCGCCAGCGTCTGCCAGCAGCTGTCGCTCAGCCTCGGCGTCACGCTGGGCGCGCTGGCGCTCGAGGGGAATGCCGGGTTTCACGGCCGAACGGAGATCCAGGCCTCGGATTTCGGGCCGGCCTTCTTCGCCGTCGCCGTGATCTCGGCGGCCTCGGCACTGGCCTTCCGCAACCTGTCGCCGGATGCCGGCGCGGAGATCTCCGGGCGGAAGATGACTGCCGCGCCGCCCGCCCCGACGACCGAGATGAGGCCGCGGCACGGCTGATCAGGCCGCGGCGCGGGCCGGCGGCCGGCCGGCAGCGCGCTTGCCGGCGTTCCGCGGCGCGCTGCCCTTGCCGGAAGCCTTCGCGGAGGCGGGCTTCGCGCTGGGCGCCGCCGCGCGAGTTCCGGCGCGCCAGCCCTGCCAGCTGAGCGCGCCCGGACCGCTCAGGGCGTACATGAGGAACCCGCCGGCGAGGCCGAGATCGGCCAGCATCAGCGTGCGCTCGGCGACCGCGGCGGGTCCCACATAGTACCAGAACGGGTGGAGCACGAAGGCCGTCACGGCGGCGAAGAGCGCGAGCGCCAGCCCGGTGAGCCCCGGCAGGACGCCGAGGATCAGGGCGAGCGGTCCGAACACCTGCACCACCACGGCGGCGGTGGCGACGCCGTTGGGAAACGGCATCCCGGCCCCCGCGAGCGTCAGCGCGAACCCCGACACGTTGAGCGCCCGAGCGATCCCGGTCGGCAGGAGCGCGGCGGCCAGCAGCAGGCGCGCGACGAGGAGGGTTCCGTCCTGGGCGCGGGCGAGCATCGGCGTGTCCGGTCGGGTGGATCAGGACGGCAGTGTTGCAACTTTCCGCTGAAGACCCCGTTAAGGACGCCACCTCAACCGCCGACGCCGCCGCGGAACAGCCGGCCACGCTCGGTCCAGGCGACGACGAGGAGCGCCAGGGCGCCGAGACTCGCGTAGCCGATCGCCACCGGGAGCACCGTGCCGTCGAAGGACTGACCGATCAGGAAGCCGCAGAACGCGCCCAGGATCGTCGTGTAGAAGCCGAGGAACGACGAGGCCGTGCCGGCGATGGCCCCGAGGGGCTCCAGCGCGAGGGCGTTGAAGTTCGGCATCGCGAAGCTGATCAGGAACTGGTTCACCGCGAGGATCGACAGGAACACGGCCAGCGGCGGGTGGCCGTGATAGGCCAGCCCGACGCCGACCTGCGCGAGGCCGACGAGCGTGAAGGCGATGACGCCGCTGTGCGACATCGCCCGCATCCCGAGCCGCCGGACCACGCGGGCGTTGATCAGCGTCGCCGCCCCCATGGCGCCGGCCACGAGCCCGAAGGCCAGCGGGAAGAGCGGGCCGAGGTGGTACAGGCCGGTATCGAAGACCTGCTGGGCCGAGCCGACGTAGCCCATGATGCAGCCGGTCATCAGCCCGAGCGCGGTGGCATAACCGACGGCGACGCGGGTCTTCAGCGTCAGGCGGATCGCCTCCCAGGTCGCGGCCGGCGAGAGCGGCCGGCGATATTCCGGGTGCAGCGTCTCGGGCATCCGCAGGGAGAACCAGATCGTCAGCCAGAAGGCGAGGACCAGCATCGAGACGAAGACGTAGACCCAGGAGCCCAGCGCCAGCATCATGCCGCCGATCGCCGGCGCGATCATCGGGACGATCAGGAACACCATCATGGTGAGCGACATGACGCTCGCCATCTCGCGGCCCGCGAACCGGTCGCGCACGATCGCCACCGACAGCACCCGCCCGCCGGCGGCGCCGATGCCCTGGATGATCCGGGCGGCGAGCAGCCAGCCGAAGCTCGGCGCCACCATGGCGAGGAAGCAGCCGATCACGTAGACGGCGAGGCTCGCCAGCAGCACCGGCCGTCGCCCGAGGGCGTCGGAGACCGGCCCGTAGACGATCTGCGCGAAGCCGAAGCCGATCATGTAGACGTAGACGAGGAGCTGCAGCCGGTTGGGATCGGCCACCGCGAACCGCGCCTCGATGGCCGGGAAGGCGGGCAGCAGGTTGTCGATGGAGATCGCCGTCACCGCCATCATCAGGGCGATGATGGCGACGAACTCGGCGAAGCCCGGCCCCGACCAGGGCCGCGGGGCGCGGACGTCCTGGACCGGCGGCACGGGCCGAATCGCAATGGTCACGGCGGGCTCTCGGGGTGCGCGGGAACGGGCCGATCAGGGCTCGTCCTTCACGGCACAGTTGTGACAACCCTGCCCGCGCCGCGCAGTTCAGACCGGCAGCGGGCGCAGGGCCGGCGCGTCGGGCTTGCGGCCCACGAAGGCGGCCATCAGGGCGGCGACGAGGCAGAGCAGGCCGGCCGCCACGAAGGCGCCGAGATAGGTGCCGCTCTCGGTCCGGACCATGCCGGCGAGCCACGCCGCGGACGCCGCGCCGATCTGGTGCGCGGCCGCGATCCAGCCGAACATCAGCGCGGCGTTCTCCTCCCCGAACGATTTGCCCGCGAGCTGAACGGTGGGCGGCACGGTGGCGATCCAGTCGAGCCCGTAGAAGACCGCGAACAGCGACAGGCCGTAGAAGCTGTAGTCGAACGAGTAGGGCAGGAAGATCAGCGAGAGGCCGCGCAGGCCGTAGTACCACGCCAGCAGCTTGCGCGAATCGAACCGGTCGGTGAGCCAGCCCGAGGCCGTGGTGCCGATCAGGTCGCAGATCCCCATGAGCGCCAGCAGGCCGGCGGCCGTGACCTCGGCGATGCCGTGATCGATGCAGGCCGGGATCAGGTGGGTGCCGATCAGGCCGTTGGTCGAGGCGCCGCAGATGAAGAACGTGCCGGCGAGCAGCCAGAAATCCCGGGAGCGCAGGCCGATGCGCAGGCCCCTGAGCGCCCGCACGGCCGGGTTCTCGGTCAGCACCGGCGTCGGCGTCACCGCGTCCTCGCCGTAGCGGGGCAGGCCGAGATCCGCCGGCCGGTCGCGCAGGAGCAGGGCCGCCAGCGGGATCAGCGCCAGGGTCGCAGCGGCGACGACCAGGGAGACGGAGCGCCAGCCCTGCCCCACCGCGATCGAGGCCAGCATCGGCAGGAAGACGAGCTGGCCCGTGGCGCTGCTCGCGGTCAGCAGGCCGAGCACGAGGCCCCGGCGCTTGGCGAACCAGCGCCCGGCCACGGTGGCGCCCAGCACGTTGGCCACCATGCCGGATCCGGATCCGACGACGAGGCCCCAGAGCACGACCATCTGCCAGGGCGCGGTCATCAGGCTCGTGGCGGCGGTGCCGATCGCCAGGATCAGGAGTGCGCCGCAGACCGAGCGCCGCAGGCCGAACCGCTCGATGATCGCCACCGCGAAGGGGCCGATCATCCCGTACAGGAAGATGTTGAGCGCGATGCCGACGCCGATCGTGGCCGCGGTCCAGCCGAATTCCCGCTCCCAGGGGACGATCAACACGCTCGGCGTGGCGCGGACACCGGCCCCGACGAGCAGGACCAGGAAGGTCACCGCGACGACGATCCAGGCGTAGTGCAGGCGCGACCCGGGGCGCGTCTCTGTCAGGGCGGTCATGGACGGGCTCCGGAAGCGGGGCGGATCGGTCAGGCGGCGGAGATCAGGGACTCCGCCAGGGCGGAGACGGTCGCGGGATCGACCCGGGCGTTGATACGGCTCTGCGCCTCGCGCCAGTAGGGCGTCGCGGCCGCGAGGGCCTCGCGGCCCGACGCGGTCAGGGACACGCGGCGCTCGCGCGGATCCGACGTGCCGGGCGTGACCGAGACGAAGCCGCGGCGCTTGAGCGGGTCGAGATTGCGGCCCATCGTGGTCCGCTCCAGCGCTGCCTCGGCGGCGAGGCGGGAGACCGGGACCGGTCCGAGCCGGTCCAGCAGCCGCAGGATCGCGAACTGGGTCACGCGGAGCCCGGTCGGCTTCAGGGCGGCGTCGTAGATCGCCGTCAGCGCCCGCGTGGCGCGACGCAGGGCGGAGCAGGTGCACGGCTCGGGTGACGGGGCGCTCATGGTATGGGTGTATATGCACGCATCGGGCGTTCGGCAAGGCGAAGCTGACGGTTCGCAGCGATCGACACCCGTTGGCCCGGAAACGGGCGGGCGCTGTCATCGACACGGCCGGTCACGCTGCTATCGCTTGGGCGAGTGACCCGGTTCGGGAGAAGCGCGATGACACTCGAGACCGCGACGGCGTTGTCCTCCTCGGAGCAGAAGACGGCCCGCACCGGGCTGATAGAGGCGGCCGCCGACATCGTCACCGAGCAGGGCGGACCCGGCGGCTTCGTCCGCGACCTGTTCGGCCGCGTGACGCCGGAGGATCTCGCTCCCTACGATCCCTCTGTCCTGGCGGATCTCGCCGCCCGCGCCCGCGCCTTCCTGTCCGAGCCGCGGAGGCCGGGCGACCCGGCGCGGCTGCGCCTGAGCGACAGCCAGCTGGTGCGCGACGGCCGTGCGCGCGAGACGACGGTCCTGGAGGTGATCAACGACAACCGTCCGTTCCTGCTGGACTCGACCCTGGCCGAACTGACCGAGCAGGGCCTCGCCCCGCAGCTCGTGGCGCACCCGATCCTCGGGGTGGAGCGGGACGGCGCGGGCGGGCTCATCCGGGTGGTCGGGGAGACGACCGCGGACGCGCAGGGCAGTCTCGCGCGCGAGAGCTTCATCCACATCCACCTCGACCCCGTGGCGGCCGAGACCGGCGAGCGGCTCCTGAACGCGCTCGCGACGGTCTACCGGGATGTCGCCCTGGCGAGCGACGACCACGACGCCATGCTGGCGCGCCTCACCGACCTCGCCGCCGATCTCGGGCGCGGGCCGACCCCGATGCCGGGACCGGAGACCGAGGAGGCGCGCGCCTTCCTCGAATGGCTGACCGACGGCCAGTTCCTCATCCTCGGCCTGCAGGAGCACGGCATCGCCGGCGACGCTCACCCGCTGGTCGAGGGGTCGAGCCTCGGCGTGCTCCGCGATCCCGGCGCGACGCCCCTGCGCCGTGGCCGGACGCCGGTGGACTACACGCCGGAGATCCTCGCCTTCCTGGAAGAGCCGCAGCCGCTGATCATCACCAAGGCCAGCGTGAAGTCCCGAGTCCACCGCTCGGCCTACCTGGACTATATCGGCGTCAAGCTGTTCTCCGGCCTCGGCAAGCTGTCGGGCGAGGTGCGGATCGTCGGCCTGTTCACCGCCTCGGCCTACACGAGCCCGGCCCGCGAGGTTCCGGTCCTACGCCGGAAGGTCGAGGCCGTCGTCCAGCGCGCCGGCCTCGACCCGACGAGCCATGCCGGCCGCAGCCTCCTCGCCGTGCTGGAGAGCTACCCGCGGGACGAACTCTTCCAGATCGACGGCGAGCGGCTCTACCGGTTCACCCTGGCCATCGCCGCCCTGGCCGACCGCCCGCGGGTCCGCGTGCTGTCCCGGCCCGACCGGTTCGGCCGCTTCGTGTCGCTGCTCGTCTACGTCCCGAAGGACCGCTACGATTCCGCGATCCGGGGACGGATCGGCAGCTACCTCGCCGAGACCTACGGCGGGCGGCTCAGCGCGTCCTACCCCGACTACCCGGAAGGCTCGCTCGCCCGGATCCACTACATCATCGGCCTGCCCGATCAGGGCAGCCCCGAGCACGATCCCGCCTCCCTGGAGGCCGGGATCGTCGCCCTGGTCCGGACCTGGGGCGACGCGCTGCGGGCGGCGCTGGCCGAATCCCAGGGGGGCGACCGCGCGCGGCAACTCGCCGCCCGCTACGGCGACGCGTTCTCGGCCGCCTATCGGGACAATTTCCAGCCTGAGGTCGCCGTCGCCGACGTGACGATCCTCGACAGCCTCGGCGAGACTCAGCCGCGGGCCGTCCATCTCGATCGGCGGCCCAGCGACCCCGAGGCGCAGGTCCGCCTGAAGGCGTTCTCGCGCGGCACGGCGATCGCGCTGTCCGACCGGGTCCCGGCGCTCGAGAATCTCGGCTTCCGCGTCATCAACGAGCGCACGTACCAGATCGCGCCGGCCGGGACGGACGAGGCCGCGCGGGTCTGGCTGCACGACATGCTGATCGAGCGGGCCACCGGCGCCCCGATCGACCTCGCGGCGCTGGAACGCCCGCTGGAGGCCGCGATGCTCGCCATCGCGGACGGCATCGCCGAGTCCGACGGGTACAACCGGCTCGTCCTTGAGGCAGCCCTCCCCTGGCGGGAGGCGGCCCTGCTGCGGGCCCTGGGCCGCTACCTGCGCCAGCTGCGTATCCGCTACGGGCAGGACTACCTCGCGGGCACGCTGAGCCGCCACGCCGGGATCGCGCGCGCGATCGTGGCGCTGTTCCGCGCCCGGTTCGACCCGGCGCTCACCGGTGACCGGACCGCGCAGGAGGCCGAGGTACGCGCCGAGATCGAGACGGCGCTCGCCGAGGTCACGAGCCTCGACGACGACCGGATCCTCCGCCGGTTCGTCAACCTCGTCGAGGCGGCGGTGCGGACGAACTTCTACCAGACAGGCGCCGACGGGCAGCCGCGAGAGACGATCAGCTTCAAGTTCGCCTGCGCCAAGGTGACGGCGATGCCGCTGCCGCGGCCGTTCTTCGAGATCTTCGTCTACTCGCCCCGCGTCGAAGGCGTGCACCTCCGCTTCGGCTACGTGGCCCGCGGCGGCCTGCGCTGGTCCGACCGGCCGGAGGATTTCCGCACCGAGATCCTCGGCCTCGTGAAGGCCCAGCAGGTGAAGAACGCCGTGATCGTGCCGGTGGGCGCCAAGGGCGGCTTCTTTCCGAAGCGGCTGCCGCCGGCCTCCGACCGCGCCGCCTGGATGCAGGAGGGGACCGAGAGCTACCGGATCTTCATCCGCACGCTGCTCGAACTGACCGACAACATCGTCGACAACGCCATCGTGCCGCCGCCCGACACGGTGCGGCACGATCCCGACGACGCCTACCTGGTGGTCGCCGCCGACAAGGGCACCGCCACCTTCTCGGACATCGCCAACGCCCTCTCGCTGGAGAAGGGCCACTGGCTCGGCGACGCCTTCGCGTCCGGCGGCAGCCAGGGCTACGACCACAAGGGCATGGGCATCACCGCCCGCGGCGCCTGGGAGGCGGTGCGCCGGCATTTCCGCGAGATCGACGTGGACGTGCAGACCGACCCAATCACCACGGTCGGCGTCGGCGACATGTCGGGCGACGTCTTCGGCAACGGCATGCTCCTCTCCGAGAGCATCCGCCTGATCGCGGCCTTCGACCACCGCGACATCTTCCTCGACCCGAACCCGGACGCCGCGGCGAGCTTCGCCGAGCGGCGGCGCCTGTTCGATCTGGGGCGGTCCTCCTGGGCGGATTACGACAAGAGCCAGATCTCGGAGGGCGGCGGCGTGTTCCCGCGCAGCCTGAAGACCGTGCCGCTCTCGGAGGCGATCCGGTCGGCGCTGGGCTTCGACCGGTCCGAGGCGACGCCCACCGAGCTGATGCAGGCGATCCTGAAGGCGCCGGCCGACCTGCTCTGGTTCGGCGGCATCGGCACCTATGTCCGGGCCACCACCGAGACCGACGAAGATGCCGGCGACCGCGCGAACGACGCCCTGCGCATCACTGGGCCGGAGCTGCGCGCGAAGGTCGTCGGCGAGGGCGCCAATCTCGGCCTGACGCAGCGCGGGCGCATCGAGGCGGCGCGCGCGGGCGTCCGCCTCAACACCGACGCGATCGACAACTCGGCCGGCGTGAACACGTCGGATGTCGAGGTGAACATCAAGATCGCGCTGATGACGCCGGAGCGGGACGGCAGGCTCAGCTACGAGGCGCGCAACACCCTGCTCGCCGACATGACCGACGAGGTCGGGCGCCTCGTGCTGCGCAACAACGAGTTGCAGACGCTCGCCCTGTCCCTTGCCCAGCGCGGGGGGCTGGGGGAGACCGGTTTCGCCATGCGGACGATGCAGGCACTGGAGGCGGAGGGCCGGCTCGACCGGGCGGTGGAGTTCCTGCCGGACGACGGCACGCTCGCCGAGCGCATGCGGCGGAACGAGGGGCTGACCCGCCCGGAATACGCCGTGCTGCTCGCCTACGCGAAGCTGTCGCTGCACGACGCGATCCTCGAGAGCGCCGTGCCGAACGACCCGTACTTCGACCGGGAGCTGCAGCGCTACTTCCCGAAGGCCCTGCGCGAACGCTTCCCCGACG from Methylobacterium oryzae includes the following:
- a CDS encoding MFS transporter, giving the protein MPATTQRPLWIVPLTVATALFMENTDSTVIATALPSIAASLHEDPIALKLALTSYLVSLAIFIPVSGWMADRYGSRTVFRAALVVFMAGSLACAAANGLAWFVAARFLQGMGGAMMVPVGRLVVLRSVPKSQLVTALAYLTFPALVGPVLGPPVGGLITTWFDWRWIFFINLPIGCAGIVLASLYFEDVREPERPPLDLLGFALLGTGLAALMLGLASLGRHLLPAEVSWGCLAAGAVLLPLYWAHARRVPYPIVRLDLMRRPTFRVAVLGGSLFRIGTGAIPFLLPLMLQVGFGLDALQSGLITFAAAAGAMFVKTLGPRILRRTGFRALMVWNALLASAFLAVNGFYTAQTPHWIMVILLFVGGCSRSIQFTCVNAIAYADLESKEMSAATSFASVCQQLSLSLGVTLGALALEGNAGFHGRTEIQASDFGPAFFAVAVISAASALAFRNLSPDAGAEISGRKMTAAPPAPTTEMRPRHG
- a CDS encoding DoxX family protein, with the translated sequence MLARAQDGTLLVARLLLAAALLPTGIARALNVSGFALTLAGAGMPFPNGVATAAVVVQVFGPLALILGVLPGLTGLALALFAAVTAFVLHPFWYYVGPAAVAERTLMLADLGLAGGFLMYALSGPGALSWQGWRAGTRAAAPSAKPASAKASGKGSAPRNAGKRAAGRPPARAAA
- a CDS encoding multidrug effflux MFS transporter; this translates as MAVTAISIDNLLPAFPAIEARFAVADPNRLQLLVYVYMIGFGFAQIVYGPVSDALGRRPVLLASLAVYVIGCFLAMVAPSFGWLLAARIIQGIGAAGGRVLSVAIVRDRFAGREMASVMSLTMMVFLIVPMIAPAIGGMMLALGSWVYVFVSMLVLAFWLTIWFSLRMPETLHPEYRRPLSPAATWEAIRLTLKTRVAVGYATALGLMTGCIMGYVGSAQQVFDTGLYHLGPLFPLAFGLVAGAMGAATLINARVVRRLGMRAMSHSGVIAFTLVGLAQVGVGLAYHGHPPLAVFLSILAVNQFLISFAMPNFNALALEPLGAIAGTASSFLGFYTTILGAFCGFLIGQSFDGTVLPVAIGYASLGALALLVVAWTERGRLFRGGVGG
- a CDS encoding MFS transporter → MTALTETRPGSRLHYAWIVVAVTFLVLLVGAGVRATPSVLIVPWEREFGWTAATIGVGIALNIFLYGMIGPFAVAIIERFGLRRSVCGALLILAIGTAATSLMTAPWQMVVLWGLVVGSGSGMVANVLGATVAGRWFAKRRGLVLGLLTASSATGQLVFLPMLASIAVGQGWRSVSLVVAAATLALIPLAALLLRDRPADLGLPRYGEDAVTPTPVLTENPAVRALRGLRIGLRSRDFWLLAGTFFICGASTNGLIGTHLIPACIDHGIAEVTAAGLLALMGICDLIGTTASGWLTDRFDSRKLLAWYYGLRGLSLIFLPYSFDYSFYGLSLFAVFYGLDWIATVPPTVQLAGKSFGEENAALMFGWIAAAHQIGAASAAWLAGMVRTESGTYLGAFVAAGLLCLVAALMAAFVGRKPDAPALRPLPV
- a CDS encoding MarR family winged helix-turn-helix transcriptional regulator, whose protein sequence is MSAPSPEPCTCSALRRATRALTAIYDAALKPTGLRVTQFAILRLLDRLGPVPVSRLAAEAALERTTMGRNLDPLKRRGFVSVTPGTSDPRERRVSLTASGREALAAATPYWREAQSRINARVDPATVSALAESLISAA
- a CDS encoding NAD-glutamate dehydrogenase; amino-acid sequence: MTLETATALSSSEQKTARTGLIEAAADIVTEQGGPGGFVRDLFGRVTPEDLAPYDPSVLADLAARARAFLSEPRRPGDPARLRLSDSQLVRDGRARETTVLEVINDNRPFLLDSTLAELTEQGLAPQLVAHPILGVERDGAGGLIRVVGETTADAQGSLARESFIHIHLDPVAAETGERLLNALATVYRDVALASDDHDAMLARLTDLAADLGRGPTPMPGPETEEARAFLEWLTDGQFLILGLQEHGIAGDAHPLVEGSSLGVLRDPGATPLRRGRTPVDYTPEILAFLEEPQPLIITKASVKSRVHRSAYLDYIGVKLFSGLGKLSGEVRIVGLFTASAYTSPAREVPVLRRKVEAVVQRAGLDPTSHAGRSLLAVLESYPRDELFQIDGERLYRFTLAIAALADRPRVRVLSRPDRFGRFVSLLVYVPKDRYDSAIRGRIGSYLAETYGGRLSASYPDYPEGSLARIHYIIGLPDQGSPEHDPASLEAGIVALVRTWGDALRAALAESQGGDRARQLAARYGDAFSAAYRDNFQPEVAVADVTILDSLGETQPRAVHLDRRPSDPEAQVRLKAFSRGTAIALSDRVPALENLGFRVINERTYQIAPAGTDEAARVWLHDMLIERATGAPIDLAALERPLEAAMLAIADGIAESDGYNRLVLEAALPWREAALLRALGRYLRQLRIRYGQDYLAGTLSRHAGIARAIVALFRARFDPALTGDRTAQEAEVRAEIETALAEVTSLDDDRILRRFVNLVEAAVRTNFYQTGADGQPRETISFKFACAKVTAMPLPRPFFEIFVYSPRVEGVHLRFGYVARGGLRWSDRPEDFRTEILGLVKAQQVKNAVIVPVGAKGGFFPKRLPPASDRAAWMQEGTESYRIFIRTLLELTDNIVDNAIVPPPDTVRHDPDDAYLVVAADKGTATFSDIANALSLEKGHWLGDAFASGGSQGYDHKGMGITARGAWEAVRRHFREIDVDVQTDPITTVGVGDMSGDVFGNGMLLSESIRLIAAFDHRDIFLDPNPDAAASFAERRRLFDLGRSSWADYDKSQISEGGGVFPRSLKTVPLSEAIRSALGFDRSEATPTELMQAILKAPADLLWFGGIGTYVRATTETDEDAGDRANDALRITGPELRAKVVGEGANLGLTQRGRIEAARAGVRLNTDAIDNSAGVNTSDVEVNIKIALMTPERDGRLSYEARNTLLADMTDEVGRLVLRNNELQTLALSLAQRGGLGETGFAMRTMQALEAEGRLDRAVEFLPDDGTLAERMRRNEGLTRPEYAVLLAYAKLSLHDAILESAVPNDPYFDRELQRYFPKALRERFPDAVKGHRLRREIIATALANIIVNRGGPSLVTRLVDGTGADAATIAKAYAVTRDAFGLMELNLAIDGLAGRVPGQGQLDLYAEVQDLLTNRIVWFIRNLDLGGGLAPVVARYRDGIAAVEAALPNVLGDEALATIGARAAELTGHGMAPAQARRLASLSALVSAPDIVRVAEASGRPVEEVAATHFALEHAFRLDDLAAAARTVPVADTFDRVALERAGAGIAAAHRKLTAEVVADLGAGPEAVEAWIRARGTSLARIREAVDAISASGLTVSKATVAASLLGDLVRAD